The following proteins are encoded in a genomic region of Thermostichus vulcanus str. 'Rupite':
- a CDS encoding ATP-binding sensor histidine kinase, whose translation MFTLSGYRITEKLYEGAQSLVYRSIRQSDGLPVVLKVLKEADPTPERVAWFRREYDLLRHLDLPGIAKVYGLEQDQRRLLMVLEDFGGESLARLGLAGHLDLEQFLELALSIAEILAEIHAAQVIHKDLNPANILLNPNTGAVKIIDFGISTQLSREILPFQDPKVLEGTLPYLSPEQTGRMNRAVDYRSDFYALGVTFYELLAGHLPFASQDPLELIHSHIALSPPPLSQIRPEVSQPVADLVNKLMAKNAEDRYLSAAGLAADLRRCLEQWCSQGEIKPFPLGQAERQAQLVFPQKLYGREREYQELLAGFERASQGSLELMLVGGYAGVGKSALIHELHRPITARRGCFVAGKYEQYKRDIPYFAIAQAFGGWCEQVLVASDSELQGWQERLGSALGQNAQVLIDVIPALQVILGSQPPVPSVGSREAQNRFHFLFGQFLRAIAQPQRPLVVFLDDLQWADAASLQLLQALLRDPELRHLYLIGAYRDNEILSGTGDAVHPLALTIEGLRHGTLHQIHLDNLKHQDLMAWLADTLSLATERCASLATLIEAKTQGNAFFATEFLKTLAAEQLLRFQSGEWVWDTTQIAAKGITDNVVDLMASKIGGLPARARQALQLAACVGTSFDLRLLANLASTDSGSPLTLAHLWDDLRPALQEGLVFPLDGRYRLLETAASYAHGTLAGTDQDDWPASQLDIQLKFRHDRIQQAAYSLLSDAEKGSQHWQIGQWLLAQATPTEEHLFEFEIVPQLNAGRTQVQEDASRWQLIQLNLQAGQQAKQKNAYASAARYLQVGLDLLPPQAWEQNRALVWELHLAALEVGYLNTDFAAAEHLANRLLAHCQTPLEQARIDEIKILSTIAQNQMVEALDLGLAALERLGIPLRADPPVVEAPEELLHLPEMQDPQYLAAMRILVMLHSPAYIARPQVLGQLVFTTVQLCLDQGNSYLAPFAYAYYGLLLCGIFEDLALGYRFGQIAQDLLERFSFPSDSAAPVQPPPALPTPGRSPIQCKVEVLLNACIRHWRDPAPTVTQDLQRAITTGLEVGDLEWATTAVSTWHANITLCGEPLGSIRGHQVAYKELLHNLKQDFYANYCKIWEQFVLNLHQPDPDGDPAQLRGVAFDETAMVPFFQATQNYTSLYGYHLAACMLAYLFHREEQALDHAQQAATYQLSAASLMISSQIPFYEALALCRLRPQQAEDQRGAYQERFQTHLQKLRFWASHAPTNYQHKVDLLEAEWARQQGSLETAMLAYRRAIQGAKQGGFLHEEALAYELAAEFYLEQDFEEIAYTYFRLAHHTYRRWQAPAKALDLEQRYPLAFLEGSDQPVSITRILSTSGGTPTSRLDLASVLKAAQALSQEIELDKLLTTLMQILIENAGAQQAVLLLNQGASDPGAQGEELRLVAQTPAEFSGIPLPESVLNYVQRTQASLVLADAAKEGGFATDPSIQHRQVRSILCAPLLNQGQLVGLVYLENNLTAAAFTPARLEVVQLLSGQAAIAISNAQLYAEVKESQNHLAQILEAMPVGVTVYDPQGIPYYANRRATELLGGPVLQTTAVEDLSHQYQVYKAGTTEPYPVQDLPLVRAFQGQASSVEDMEIHPEGQVIPLECWGSPIYNQQGQVIYGVVAFQDITQRKQAEQLMAEYSRTLEAQVRERTQALSQALEELKATQQELIQSEKMAALGQLVANIAHEINTPLGAIRASIGNITTALERSLRSLPLLFQQLSPERQTDFLALVQSCSQTSMALSPRQERQLRRALVEALENMQLGSLDLHALASLLVEIGITEQPQRWQTLLRDPLREHILETARDLSSQMRNGHNISLAIERVSKIVFALRSYARFSSTGEKSRAALTEGLEVVLTTTTCSNRGLKSFVTSSLCRRSSVTPTS comes from the coding sequence ATGTTCACCCTATCTGGCTACCGCATCACCGAAAAGCTGTACGAGGGGGCGCAGTCGCTGGTTTATCGCAGCATTCGCCAGTCGGATGGTCTGCCGGTGGTGTTAAAGGTGCTCAAAGAAGCGGATCCTACTCCGGAGCGGGTGGCGTGGTTTCGGCGGGAATATGACCTGCTGCGGCATCTCGATTTGCCAGGGATCGCCAAGGTCTATGGTCTCGAACAAGACCAGCGGCGGCTGTTGATGGTGCTAGAGGATTTTGGTGGGGAATCTTTGGCCCGGTTGGGTTTGGCTGGACACCTTGATCTGGAACAGTTTTTGGAATTGGCACTATCAATTGCCGAGATCTTGGCCGAGATCCATGCCGCACAGGTAATCCATAAAGATCTCAACCCCGCCAATATTCTGCTCAATCCGAACACTGGCGCTGTCAAGATTATTGATTTTGGTATTTCTACCCAGTTATCGCGGGAGATCCTGCCCTTTCAAGATCCCAAAGTGTTGGAGGGAACGCTGCCTTACCTTTCACCGGAACAAACCGGACGGATGAATCGGGCCGTCGATTACCGTAGCGATTTCTACGCTCTCGGGGTGACCTTTTACGAGTTGCTGGCTGGACACCTCCCCTTTGCCAGCCAGGATCCCTTGGAACTGATTCACAGCCACATTGCCCTGTCGCCGCCACCCTTATCTCAGATACGACCGGAGGTGTCGCAACCGGTGGCTGACTTGGTGAACAAGTTGATGGCCAAAAATGCTGAGGATCGGTATCTTTCCGCCGCAGGTTTGGCAGCCGATTTGAGACGATGTCTGGAACAATGGTGCAGCCAGGGTGAAATCAAGCCTTTTCCGTTGGGACAAGCTGAACGACAGGCTCAGTTGGTATTTCCCCAGAAGCTGTATGGACGGGAGAGAGAATACCAAGAGCTATTGGCAGGGTTTGAACGGGCCAGCCAGGGATCCCTGGAGCTGATGTTGGTGGGGGGGTATGCCGGGGTGGGAAAATCCGCCCTCATTCATGAATTGCATCGACCGATCACGGCGCGGCGCGGCTGTTTTGTGGCAGGTAAATACGAGCAATACAAACGGGATATTCCCTACTTTGCCATCGCTCAAGCCTTTGGCGGTTGGTGTGAACAGGTGTTGGTGGCCAGTGATAGCGAGCTACAGGGTTGGCAAGAGCGGCTGGGATCCGCCTTGGGACAGAATGCCCAGGTGCTCATCGATGTGATTCCAGCATTGCAGGTGATTTTGGGATCCCAACCCCCGGTACCCAGTGTTGGATCCCGTGAGGCCCAGAACCGCTTCCATTTTTTGTTTGGGCAATTTTTACGAGCCATCGCCCAACCGCAGCGGCCTTTGGTGGTATTTCTGGATGACTTGCAGTGGGCGGATGCGGCCTCGCTACAGCTGCTCCAAGCCCTGCTGCGGGATCCCGAACTGCGCCACTTGTACCTGATTGGAGCCTACCGAGACAACGAAATTCTTTCGGGAACTGGAGATGCTGTTCATCCGTTGGCCTTGACGATCGAGGGGCTTCGCCACGGTACACTGCACCAGATCCATCTGGATAACCTGAAGCACCAGGATTTGATGGCGTGGTTGGCGGATACCCTCAGCCTTGCAACCGAGCGCTGTGCTTCCTTGGCCACTTTGATCGAGGCCAAAACCCAGGGCAACGCCTTTTTTGCAACAGAATTTTTGAAAACCCTGGCGGCTGAACAGTTGCTCAGGTTTCAGTCCGGGGAATGGGTTTGGGATACAACTCAAATCGCAGCCAAGGGCATCACCGACAATGTGGTGGATCTGATGGCGAGCAAAATTGGCGGGTTGCCAGCGCGTGCTCGTCAAGCCCTACAACTGGCCGCGTGTGTGGGCACCAGCTTTGATCTGCGGTTGCTGGCCAACCTGGCTAGCACTGATTCGGGATCCCCTCTCACTTTGGCGCACCTGTGGGATGATCTGCGCCCTGCATTGCAGGAGGGGTTGGTGTTTCCATTGGATGGTCGGTATCGCCTTTTGGAGACAGCCGCGAGTTACGCCCACGGCACCCTAGCAGGAACGGATCAAGACGATTGGCCCGCATCGCAGCTGGATATCCAGCTGAAATTCCGCCACGACCGCATCCAACAAGCGGCTTATTCGCTGCTCTCAGACGCAGAAAAGGGATCCCAACACTGGCAGATTGGCCAATGGCTGCTGGCTCAAGCAACCCCCACAGAAGAGCACCTGTTTGAATTTGAAATTGTGCCGCAACTGAATGCAGGCAGAACCCAGGTTCAAGAGGATGCCTCCCGCTGGCAACTGATTCAACTGAATCTACAAGCGGGTCAACAGGCCAAACAGAAAAATGCCTATGCCTCTGCCGCTCGTTATTTGCAGGTGGGGCTGGATTTGCTGCCTCCGCAGGCTTGGGAACAGAATCGTGCTTTGGTTTGGGAGCTGCATTTGGCGGCTTTGGAAGTGGGCTACCTGAACACAGACTTTGCTGCAGCTGAGCACTTGGCCAACAGGCTCCTGGCCCATTGTCAGACCCCTCTGGAACAGGCTCGCATTGATGAGATCAAAATCCTCTCTACCATTGCCCAAAACCAGATGGTTGAGGCGTTGGATCTGGGTTTGGCGGCCTTAGAACGGTTAGGGATCCCTTTGCGAGCCGATCCCCCTGTGGTGGAAGCCCCAGAGGAATTGTTGCATTTGCCAGAAATGCAAGATCCCCAGTATTTGGCGGCGATGCGAATTTTGGTGATGTTGCATAGCCCTGCCTATATTGCCCGCCCGCAGGTGTTGGGGCAGTTGGTCTTTACAACGGTGCAATTGTGTTTGGATCAGGGCAACTCCTATCTGGCTCCCTTTGCTTATGCCTACTACGGCCTCTTGTTGTGCGGCATTTTTGAAGACTTGGCTTTGGGATATCGCTTTGGTCAAATCGCTCAAGACCTGCTAGAACGCTTTTCCTTTCCGTCGGACAGTGCAGCACCAGTTCAGCCGCCGCCAGCTCTTCCCACCCCAGGGCGCAGTCCCATTCAATGCAAAGTGGAAGTCTTGCTCAATGCCTGCATCCGCCACTGGCGGGATCCGGCCCCTACCGTCACCCAAGACCTGCAACGGGCGATTACCACCGGTCTAGAAGTGGGGGATTTAGAGTGGGCCACCACCGCTGTTTCCACCTGGCACGCCAACATCACCCTCTGCGGGGAACCGCTGGGATCCATTCGCGGGCACCAAGTGGCCTACAAAGAATTGCTCCACAACCTCAAACAAGACTTTTATGCCAACTACTGCAAAATCTGGGAGCAGTTTGTCCTGAATCTGCACCAACCGGATCCCGACGGGGATCCAGCCCAGCTGCGAGGGGTCGCGTTTGATGAAACCGCAATGGTGCCCTTCTTTCAAGCCACCCAAAACTACACCTCCCTCTACGGCTACCATCTGGCTGCCTGTATGTTGGCTTACCTGTTTCATCGGGAGGAACAAGCGCTAGATCACGCTCAACAGGCTGCCACCTACCAACTCAGCGCCGCCAGTTTGATGATCTCCAGCCAAATCCCCTTTTACGAGGCCCTGGCGCTCTGTCGGTTGCGCCCCCAACAAGCGGAAGATCAGCGGGGGGCCTACCAAGAGCGCTTCCAAACCCATTTGCAGAAGTTGCGTTTCTGGGCCAGTCATGCCCCGACCAATTACCAGCACAAGGTAGATTTGCTCGAGGCGGAATGGGCACGACAACAGGGATCCTTAGAAACGGCAATGCTAGCCTACCGGCGGGCCATTCAAGGGGCGAAGCAAGGGGGCTTTCTCCACGAAGAAGCTTTGGCCTACGAACTGGCGGCAGAATTTTACTTGGAACAGGACTTTGAAGAAATTGCCTACACCTATTTCCGTTTAGCCCACCACACCTATCGCCGTTGGCAAGCTCCCGCGAAAGCTCTGGATTTGGAGCAGCGCTATCCTCTTGCTTTTCTCGAGGGCTCCGATCAGCCTGTCAGCATCACTCGCATTCTGTCTACATCTGGGGGTACTCCCACGTCCCGGCTGGATCTGGCCAGTGTCCTCAAGGCGGCACAAGCCCTCTCCCAAGAGATTGAACTGGATAAGCTGCTGACGACTTTGATGCAAATTCTGATCGAAAATGCCGGGGCACAGCAGGCGGTATTGTTGCTGAATCAAGGTGCGTCAGATCCTGGTGCACAAGGGGAGGAACTGCGGTTGGTGGCTCAAACCCCGGCAGAGTTTTCCGGGATCCCGTTGCCAGAATCGGTGCTCAATTATGTGCAGCGTACCCAAGCCAGTCTGGTTTTAGCGGATGCGGCCAAAGAAGGGGGGTTTGCGACGGATCCCTCCATTCAACACCGGCAGGTGCGTTCCATTCTCTGTGCGCCGTTGCTGAATCAAGGGCAGTTGGTGGGGTTGGTTTATCTGGAAAACAACTTAACGGCGGCGGCCTTTACCCCCGCCCGTCTGGAGGTGGTGCAACTGCTCTCCGGCCAGGCGGCCATCGCCATCAGCAATGCCCAACTGTACGCCGAGGTGAAAGAAAGCCAAAATCACCTAGCCCAGATCCTCGAAGCCATGCCCGTTGGGGTAACCGTTTATGATCCCCAAGGGATCCCCTACTACGCCAATCGTCGTGCCACAGAACTGTTGGGTGGGCCTGTGTTGCAAACGACTGCGGTTGAGGATTTATCTCACCAGTATCAAGTGTACAAAGCCGGTACGACAGAACCCTATCCTGTCCAGGACTTGCCTTTGGTGCGAGCTTTTCAGGGGCAGGCCAGCAGTGTTGAAGATATGGAAATTCATCCGGAGGGGCAAGTGATCCCTCTGGAGTGTTGGGGCTCCCCAATCTACAACCAGCAGGGTCAGGTCATTTACGGGGTTGTGGCCTTTCAAGACATCACCCAGCGCAAGCAGGCGGAACAGTTGATGGCGGAGTACAGCCGCACCCTAGAGGCGCAAGTTCGGGAGCGCACTCAAGCCTTAAGCCAAGCCCTAGAAGAATTGAAGGCAACCCAACAGGAGTTGATCCAATCGGAAAAAATGGCGGCTCTGGGTCAATTGGTGGCCAACATTGCCCATGAGATCAATACACCTCTGGGTGCGATCCGCGCCTCGATTGGTAACATCACCACTGCTCTAGAACGATCTCTGCGGAGTTTGCCCTTGTTGTTTCAGCAGCTTTCTCCAGAGAGGCAAACCGATTTTCTGGCGCTGGTACAAAGTTGTAGCCAAACCTCGATGGCACTCTCTCCCCGCCAAGAACGACAATTGCGCCGTGCTTTAGTAGAAGCCTTGGAAAATATGCAGTTGGGATCCCTCGATTTGCACGCATTGGCCAGTCTGTTGGTGGAAATTGGCATCACCGAACAACCGCAGCGGTGGCAAACCTTGCTCAGGGATCCCTTGCGGGAACACATTTTAGAAACGGCCCGGGATTTAAGCAGCCAAATGCGCAACGGCCACAACATCAGCCTGGCCATCGAACGGGTTTCCAAGATCGTCTTTGCCCTGCGCAGTTACGCCCGGTTCAGCAGTACGGGTGAAAAAAGCAGAGCCGCTCTCACCGAGGGATTGGAGGTGGTGCTCACCACCACAACCTGCTCAAACAGGGGATTGAAGTCATTCGTGACTTCCAGCCTCTGCCGGAGATCCTCTGTTACCCCGACGAGCTAA
- a CDS encoding 2Fe-2S iron-sulfur cluster-binding protein, whose translation MTSPQSAVSYPVHIHDRQRDRHYLIQVPADQYILASAEAQGIQLPFACRNGACTTCAVRVRQGSLYQPEAMGISRELKEQGYGLLCVGYARSELWVETQDEDEVYELQFGRYFGKGRVRPGLPLEEE comes from the coding sequence ATGACTTCACCCCAGTCTGCTGTCTCCTATCCGGTTCACATTCACGATCGCCAACGGGATCGACACTATTTGATTCAGGTGCCCGCCGATCAGTACATTTTGGCCAGCGCAGAAGCCCAAGGGATCCAGCTGCCGTTTGCCTGTCGCAATGGGGCCTGTACCACCTGTGCGGTGCGGGTACGACAGGGATCCCTTTATCAACCAGAAGCAATGGGGATCTCGCGGGAGTTGAAGGAGCAGGGTTATGGGCTGCTGTGTGTGGGCTATGCGCGCTCGGAGCTATGGGTGGAGACCCAGGATGAAGATGAGGTGTATGAGTTGCAATTTGGGCGCTACTTCGGCAAAGGACGGGTCAGACCGGGGCTTCCCCTTGAGGAGGAGTAA
- a CDS encoding O-antigen ligase family protein: MSSSTAGEPSALSSRGTQRIPPFWQEGWLLAAAALIPVNLAPSLLLVLLGLGRSYGQWGWEVLRDPLHRLALGLSLAVVVVALLGHDWRLSLPGMFNYWPFLGMLPVFARVLAGAVKRKRLAQVLVLSSWLLLLLGWGEVLWGWRWDLFLGPMWIIGVAGGERPAAAFTSANILAIYLVIILCLAAGLLLDKARDGKGNWPTAAWLWSTLGLGSLLLILTASRNGWGVGALVLLLGLGIRRCWWGLGILIGSGIAALAAALDWPGWRAVVPRLLWSRLADTFDPQATYFSSTANRVDAWRFALERVQERPLTGWGWQSFAELYNAQNPPELLGHCHNWYLHLAVEGGIPILLGYLLLWGWILWRSWRTWRQTQEGVLLGILLALVAWLASGLLDVVILDGRIHLLVTLLLGAALGAGQEGRGIDPERS; encoded by the coding sequence ATGTCCTCCTCTACAGCTGGGGAACCTTCTGCGCTTTCTTCTAGGGGAACTCAAAGGATACCCCCCTTCTGGCAAGAGGGATGGCTCTTGGCGGCGGCGGCCTTGATCCCGGTGAATTTGGCCCCCAGTTTACTGTTGGTGCTGCTCGGCCTCGGTCGCAGCTATGGCCAGTGGGGGTGGGAGGTGTTGCGGGATCCCTTGCATCGGCTGGCTCTGGGGTTGAGCTTGGCAGTGGTGGTGGTGGCCCTGCTGGGGCACGATTGGCGGCTGAGTTTACCGGGCATGTTCAATTACTGGCCCTTTTTGGGGATGCTGCCAGTTTTTGCCCGCGTGCTGGCGGGTGCGGTGAAGCGCAAACGCTTGGCACAAGTGCTGGTGCTGAGCAGCTGGCTGCTGCTGCTGTTGGGTTGGGGGGAGGTTTTGTGGGGTTGGCGGTGGGATCTGTTTTTGGGGCCAATGTGGATCATAGGGGTGGCAGGGGGGGAGCGACCGGCGGCAGCCTTTACCTCAGCCAATATCCTGGCCATCTATCTGGTGATCATCCTCTGCTTGGCAGCAGGTCTGTTGTTGGACAAGGCTCGGGACGGGAAGGGCAACTGGCCAACAGCGGCCTGGCTCTGGAGCACGCTTGGGTTGGGATCCCTGTTGTTAATCTTGACCGCCTCCCGCAATGGCTGGGGAGTGGGGGCTTTGGTGTTGCTGCTGGGGTTGGGGATCCGACGCTGCTGGTGGGGGTTAGGGATCCTCATCGGTTCGGGAATCGCTGCTTTGGCGGCGGCTTTGGATTGGCCCGGTTGGCGAGCCGTTGTGCCACGGTTGCTCTGGAGTCGTTTGGCCGATACCTTCGACCCGCAGGCCACTTATTTCAGTTCCACCGCCAATCGGGTGGATGCCTGGCGTTTTGCGCTGGAAAGGGTGCAAGAACGTCCCCTAACCGGCTGGGGATGGCAGAGCTTCGCCGAGCTGTACAATGCCCAAAATCCACCGGAGCTATTGGGCCATTGTCACAATTGGTATCTGCATCTGGCGGTTGAGGGCGGGATCCCCATCTTGCTGGGCTATCTGCTGCTGTGGGGGTGGATCCTGTGGCGCAGCTGGCGGACATGGAGGCAGACTCAAGAGGGGGTGCTGTTGGGGATCCTCCTGGCGCTAGTTGCTTGGCTGGCCTCTGGGTTGTTGGATGTGGTGATCTTGGATGGTCGGATCCATCTGTTGGTGACCTTACTTTTGGGAGCAGCACTGGGGGCTGGGCAGGAAGGGCGAGGGATAGATCCTGAAAGATCCTGA